From Rutidosis leptorrhynchoides isolate AG116_Rl617_1_P2 chromosome 3, CSIRO_AGI_Rlap_v1, whole genome shotgun sequence, a single genomic window includes:
- the LOC139901544 gene encoding uncharacterized protein, translated as MGSRLRGSNSDSEDLRIVQLIQEIEDDDSEVESAPSIPRVRGYIPREWEVAAQRLWDDYFCETPKYPQRKFKRHFRMRIQLFLRIVQGITTFQNDNMPEYFICFSQRVDAIGRPTFTTLQKCTSAIRQLAYVTAPDMWDEYLQMSQQTLILCLDYFCMCIITLYKREYMRSPNAHDVARLYIAHEERHGFRGMLGSIDCMHWEWKNCPVALKGQYTRGDHKKPTLMLKAVASYDLWI; from the coding sequence GGGGGTCTAATTCCGACTCCGAAGATTTGCGGATTGTTCAATTAATTCAAGAAATAGAAGATGATGATTCCGAAGTCGAATCGGCACCATCTATTCCGAGAGTTAGAGGTTACATTCCTAGGGAATGGGAGGTTGCTGCACAACGTTTGTGGGATGATTATTTTTGTGAGACGCCAAAATATCCACAAAGAAAATTTAAACGCCATTTTCGTATGCGAATACAATTATTTCTCCGGATAGTGCAAGGTATAACTACTTTCCAAAATGATAATATGCCAGAATATTTTATTTGCTTTTCTCAACGAGTTGATGCTATCGGTAGGCCTACATTTACTACTTTACAAAAATGTACGTCGGCTATACGCCAATTGGCGTATGTCACCGCTCCCGATATGTGGGATGAATATTTGCAAATGAGTCAGCAAACATTAATATTATGTCTAGATTACTTTTGTATGTGTATTATTACTTTGTACAAAAGGGAATACATGCGATCTCCGAATGCACACGATGTTGCTAGATTATATATTGCACACGAGGAGAGACATGGGTTTAGGGGTATGCTCGGGAGTATAGATTGTATGCACTGGGAGTGGAAGAATTGTCCTGTTGCTTTAAAAGGACAATACACTAGGGGTGATCACAAGAAACCGACCCTTATGCTTAAAGCTGTTGCTTCATATGACTTGTGGATTTGA